A genomic region of Gossypium hirsutum isolate 1008001.06 chromosome D01, Gossypium_hirsutum_v2.1, whole genome shotgun sequence contains the following coding sequences:
- the LOC107921233 gene encoding E3 ubiquitin-protein ligase SINAT2 isoform X3 translates to MAPEGSACKEVESYPAVADYAIATTKPESNSMTTKSSFGFVGKHGIQSNNGVYELLECPVCKNLMYPPIHQSPNGHTSCLNCKNRVHNCCPSCRYDLGNIRCLALERFAESLELPCKYHSLGCHEILPYYSKLKHEQHCQFRPYNCPYAGSDCSITGDIPTLIAHLKDDHKVDMHDGCTFNHRYVKLNPHEVENATWMLTILNADIL, encoded by the exons ATGGCTCCTGAAGGCAGTGCTTGCAAAGAAGTTGAATCTTATCCTGCCGTTGCGGATTACGCCATTGCTACAACAAAACCCGAGAGTAATTCTATGACGACAAAAAGTTCTTTTGGTTTTGTTGGAAAACATGGAATTCAGTCCAACAATGGTGTTTATGAGCTCCTTGAATGTCCTGTATGCAAAAACTTGATGTACCCGCCAATTCACCAG TCCCCAAATGGACACACTTCGTGTTTGAATTGCAAGAATAGAGTGCACAACTGTTGTCCGTCATGCCGGTATGATCTCGGAAATATAAGGTGTTTAGCTTTGGAGAGATTTGCGGAATCCTTGGAACTCCCTTGTAAATATCATAGCCTAGGTTGCCATGAAATTCTCCCATATTACAGCAAGCTTAAGCACGAGCAACACTGTCAATTTCGTCCTTACAATTGCCCCTATGCTGGTTCTGATTGTTCCATCACAGGTGACATCCCAACCCTCATTGCACATCTCAAGGATGATCATAAGGTCGACATGCACGATGGATGTACCTTCAACCATAGATATGTGAAATTGAATCCACATGAAGTAGAAAATGCCACATGGATGCTTACT ATTTTGAACGCTGATATCCTTTGA
- the LOC107921233 gene encoding E3 ubiquitin-protein ligase SINAT2 isoform X2, whose amino-acid sequence MAPEGSACKEVESYPAVADYAIATTKPESNSMTTKSSFGFVGKHGIQSNNGVYELLECPVCKNLMYPPIHQSPNGHTSCLNCKNRVHNCCPSCRYDLGNIRCLALERFAESLELPCKYHSLGDIPTLIAHLKDDHKVDMHDGCTFNHRYVKLNPHEVENATWMLTVFKCFGKQFCLHFEAFQMGMAPVYMAFLRFMGDDSEAKKFSYCLEVGANGRKLTWQGIPRSIRDSHRKVRDSQDGLVVQRNLALYFSGGDRQELKLRVTGRIWKEA is encoded by the exons ATGGCTCCTGAAGGCAGTGCTTGCAAAGAAGTTGAATCTTATCCTGCCGTTGCGGATTACGCCATTGCTACAACAAAACCCGAGAGTAATTCTATGACGACAAAAAGTTCTTTTGGTTTTGTTGGAAAACATGGAATTCAGTCCAACAATGGTGTTTATGAGCTCCTTGAATGTCCTGTATGCAAAAACTTGATGTACCCGCCAATTCACCAG TCCCCAAATGGACACACTTCGTGTTTGAATTGCAAGAATAGAGTGCACAACTGTTGTCCGTCATGCCGGTATGATCTCGGAAATATAAGGTGTTTAGCTTTGGAGAGATTTGCGGAATCCTTGGAACTCCCTTGTAAATATCATAGCCTAG GTGACATCCCAACCCTCATTGCACATCTCAAGGATGATCATAAGGTCGACATGCACGATGGATGTACCTTCAACCATAGATATGTGAAATTGAATCCACATGAAGTAGAAAATGCCACATGGATGCTTACT GTGTTCAAATGTTTTGGAAAACAATTCTGCTTGCATTTCGAGGCTTTCCAGATGGGGATGGCACCTGTCTATATGGCCTTTTTACGTTTTATGGGTGATGATAGTGAAGCAAAAAAGTTCAGTTATTGTTTGGAAGTTGGTGCCAACGGTCGTAAGCTAACATGGCAGGGGATTCCAAGGAGCATTCGTGACAGTCATCGGAAAGTTCGTGACAGTCAAGATGGACTTGTTGTCCAAAGGAATCTAGCTCTATACTTTTCCGGTGGCGATAGGCAAGAGCTGAAGTTGAGGGTAACTGGCCGTATTTGGAAAGAAGCATAA
- the LOC107921233 gene encoding E3 ubiquitin-protein ligase SINAT2 isoform X1, whose protein sequence is MAPEGSACKEVESYPAVADYAIATTKPESNSMTTKSSFGFVGKHGIQSNNGVYELLECPVCKNLMYPPIHQSPNGHTSCLNCKNRVHNCCPSCRYDLGNIRCLALERFAESLELPCKYHSLGCHEILPYYSKLKHEQHCQFRPYNCPYAGSDCSITGDIPTLIAHLKDDHKVDMHDGCTFNHRYVKLNPHEVENATWMLTVFKCFGKQFCLHFEAFQMGMAPVYMAFLRFMGDDSEAKKFSYCLEVGANGRKLTWQGIPRSIRDSHRKVRDSQDGLVVQRNLALYFSGGDRQELKLRVTGRIWKEA, encoded by the exons ATGGCTCCTGAAGGCAGTGCTTGCAAAGAAGTTGAATCTTATCCTGCCGTTGCGGATTACGCCATTGCTACAACAAAACCCGAGAGTAATTCTATGACGACAAAAAGTTCTTTTGGTTTTGTTGGAAAACATGGAATTCAGTCCAACAATGGTGTTTATGAGCTCCTTGAATGTCCTGTATGCAAAAACTTGATGTACCCGCCAATTCACCAG TCCCCAAATGGACACACTTCGTGTTTGAATTGCAAGAATAGAGTGCACAACTGTTGTCCGTCATGCCGGTATGATCTCGGAAATATAAGGTGTTTAGCTTTGGAGAGATTTGCGGAATCCTTGGAACTCCCTTGTAAATATCATAGCCTAGGTTGCCATGAAATTCTCCCATATTACAGCAAGCTTAAGCACGAGCAACACTGTCAATTTCGTCCTTACAATTGCCCCTATGCTGGTTCTGATTGTTCCATCACAGGTGACATCCCAACCCTCATTGCACATCTCAAGGATGATCATAAGGTCGACATGCACGATGGATGTACCTTCAACCATAGATATGTGAAATTGAATCCACATGAAGTAGAAAATGCCACATGGATGCTTACT GTGTTCAAATGTTTTGGAAAACAATTCTGCTTGCATTTCGAGGCTTTCCAGATGGGGATGGCACCTGTCTATATGGCCTTTTTACGTTTTATGGGTGATGATAGTGAAGCAAAAAAGTTCAGTTATTGTTTGGAAGTTGGTGCCAACGGTCGTAAGCTAACATGGCAGGGGATTCCAAGGAGCATTCGTGACAGTCATCGGAAAGTTCGTGACAGTCAAGATGGACTTGTTGTCCAAAGGAATCTAGCTCTATACTTTTCCGGTGGCGATAGGCAAGAGCTGAAGTTGAGGGTAACTGGCCGTATTTGGAAAGAAGCATAA